One segment of Arthrobacter sp. MMS18-M83 DNA contains the following:
- a CDS encoding alpha/beta fold hydrolase codes for MSEFAISKDGTRIGYDQYGEGPAVILVGGAMQFRGFDPNTVEMAKLLGAKGFTVLNFDRRGRGESADAPSFTLKDNIDDLGTLIDIAGGEAALFGSSSGGAISLAAAAAGLPVTKLALWETPLSDELGTGGAEFFAGLQERIASGDKAGTIEYYMKDMPPEWLAGAKNSPGWPIMLELGPSLSADAESLAWTQSAPRAELWSGITQPTLAIVGEQTIPIMPKAADSIVANIPSARKATIPGANHSWEPGVMADALAEFLAG; via the coding sequence ATGTCCGAATTTGCGATCTCGAAAGACGGTACCCGCATCGGGTATGACCAATACGGCGAGGGACCTGCCGTGATCCTGGTTGGCGGTGCGATGCAATTCAGGGGTTTCGACCCCAACACGGTGGAAATGGCCAAGCTCTTAGGCGCTAAAGGGTTCACGGTCTTGAACTTCGACAGGCGTGGCCGCGGGGAAAGCGCCGACGCTCCATCATTCACCTTGAAGGACAACATCGACGATCTGGGCACGCTGATCGACATCGCAGGAGGCGAAGCTGCGCTCTTCGGGAGCTCGTCCGGTGGCGCGATTTCCCTGGCAGCGGCGGCAGCCGGCCTACCCGTCACGAAGCTTGCGCTTTGGGAGACTCCCCTGAGCGATGAACTCGGTACCGGTGGGGCCGAATTCTTCGCAGGGCTCCAGGAACGGATCGCATCCGGGGACAAGGCCGGCACCATCGAGTACTACATGAAGGACATGCCGCCGGAATGGCTGGCCGGCGCCAAGAACAGTCCGGGATGGCCCATCATGCTCGAACTGGGCCCAAGCCTTTCCGCCGATGCCGAATCCCTCGCGTGGACACAGTCCGCGCCAAGGGCAGAACTGTGGTCCGGCATCACGCAGCCCACCCTGGCGATCGTCGGCGAGCAGACCATACCGATCATGCCGAAAGCGGCCGACTCCATCGTGGCCAACATCCCGAGTGCCCGCAAAGCCACCATTCCAGGCGCCAACCATAGCTGGGAACCAGGAGTCATGGCAGACGCGCTGGCCGAGTTCCTCGCCGGTTAG
- a CDS encoding IclR family transcriptional regulator has product MNSHSVRPKAPAAAQVLAVLRYVAGQAGPVSASIIARDLGLPRSTTYQLIASLIDDGFLVHLPEERKYALGVTAHELGTGYSRQAPIQRIARYPLSRLVARTRRTAHLAVMHGRDVVYVIEERAPRQRPLVTDTGVRLPAHLTASGRAMMAQMDPAQVAALFPGPEAFAERHSNGPQSLPALQDLLARARSLGYAWEQDEVTEGFSSVAVAVLDRQRYPVASVTLTVSNRAFPGGGTRHRAKDAETAEERAVRIEDVAREWIPEVTRCAREISRRLGTQA; this is encoded by the coding sequence ATGAACAGCCATTCCGTGCGACCCAAGGCGCCAGCTGCAGCCCAGGTGTTGGCGGTTCTCAGATACGTCGCAGGCCAAGCAGGCCCGGTCAGCGCGTCCATCATTGCGCGCGACCTCGGATTGCCTCGGTCCACCACGTATCAGCTCATCGCATCCTTGATCGATGACGGCTTTTTGGTCCATCTTCCGGAAGAGCGCAAATATGCCTTGGGGGTGACCGCCCATGAGTTGGGGACAGGGTATTCGCGGCAAGCTCCGATCCAGCGGATTGCCCGGTACCCGCTGTCCCGGCTCGTCGCCCGGACCCGCCGGACAGCCCATCTCGCCGTGATGCATGGGCGCGACGTCGTTTACGTGATCGAGGAGCGGGCGCCGAGGCAACGGCCACTGGTCACGGACACCGGTGTCCGGCTTCCGGCTCATCTGACGGCCAGCGGCCGGGCGATGATGGCCCAGATGGACCCAGCCCAGGTGGCTGCGCTTTTCCCGGGACCAGAGGCTTTCGCGGAGCGCCACAGCAACGGCCCGCAGTCCTTGCCTGCATTGCAGGATCTCTTGGCGCGGGCACGGTCGCTCGGATATGCATGGGAGCAGGACGAGGTCACGGAGGGGTTTTCCTCTGTTGCCGTCGCCGTCCTCGACCGGCAACGCTATCCGGTGGCCAGCGTGACCTTGACGGTGTCGAACCGGGCGTTTCCTGGCGGAGGCACCCGGCACCGGGCCAAGGACGCCGAGACCGCTGAGGAAAGGGCAGTCCGCATTGAAGACGTCGCCCGGGAGTGGATTCCGGAAGTGACCAGATGTGCCAGGGAAATCTCCCGCCGGCTGGGCACCCAAGCCTGA
- a CDS encoding purine-cytosine permease family protein: MQATGKAGTVGPRVERRSIDFVPENERHGSPGQQFTLWFGANMQITAIVDGALAVLFGADALWAIIGLLVGNLVGGAVMALHAAQGPKLGLPQMISSRAQFGIFGAVIPLVLVVVMYLGFAATGTVLSGQAISLILHTGTPAVGMIVFGVLTIIVATLGYKYIHMLGRIATVVGVLGFTYLGIRLLVTQDVGALLGAGGFEFPTFLLAISLGAGWQLTYGPYVADYSRYLPANTPARKTFMSAYLGTVIGSQWSMTLGALFAALALPKGARFLDGQVAFLGNLSGGGLIAVVIYLVIVTGKLTVNTLNAYGGYMTMLTSVTAFTRKSAVASWTRFAYVIGFIGLSVLIAVLASPDFIANFKNFVLLLLMVFIPWSSINLVDYYLVSKEKVDIPALYNVNGRYGRWNKTALFSYAIGIVVQIPFLAQTLYTGPMTELLGGADISWLVGLVVTAMVFYPLAKRNSNAPAEMVYPTELASKAVVPLAGSVSKTAAV, encoded by the coding sequence ATGCAGGCCACAGGAAAAGCGGGAACGGTTGGGCCGCGCGTTGAGCGCCGCTCCATTGACTTTGTCCCGGAAAATGAACGCCATGGTTCGCCTGGCCAGCAGTTCACGCTTTGGTTCGGCGCCAACATGCAAATCACGGCCATTGTCGACGGCGCCTTGGCCGTACTGTTCGGCGCGGATGCGTTGTGGGCGATCATCGGCCTCCTCGTCGGAAATCTCGTGGGTGGCGCTGTCATGGCGCTTCACGCGGCCCAGGGCCCGAAGCTCGGCTTGCCGCAGATGATTTCCAGCCGGGCGCAGTTTGGAATCTTCGGCGCGGTGATTCCCTTGGTGCTGGTGGTCGTCATGTACCTGGGCTTCGCTGCAACCGGTACGGTCCTTTCCGGGCAGGCGATCAGCCTCATCCTCCATACCGGCACCCCGGCCGTGGGCATGATCGTCTTCGGGGTGCTGACCATCATCGTGGCGACCCTGGGCTACAAGTACATCCATATGTTGGGCCGCATTGCGACGGTCGTCGGTGTCCTTGGCTTCACTTATCTGGGCATCAGGTTGTTGGTCACCCAGGACGTCGGTGCACTCTTGGGAGCCGGCGGTTTCGAGTTTCCGACGTTCCTGCTCGCCATTTCGCTTGGCGCCGGATGGCAGCTGACTTACGGTCCGTACGTGGCCGACTACTCCCGCTATTTGCCCGCCAACACGCCTGCACGCAAGACCTTCATGTCGGCATACCTCGGGACGGTGATTGGTTCCCAGTGGTCCATGACCCTGGGCGCGCTCTTCGCTGCCCTCGCACTGCCCAAGGGCGCAAGGTTCCTGGACGGGCAGGTCGCCTTCCTCGGGAATTTGAGCGGCGGCGGACTGATCGCGGTTGTTATCTACCTGGTCATCGTGACCGGAAAACTGACCGTCAACACGCTGAACGCCTATGGCGGCTACATGACCATGCTTACCTCGGTCACGGCGTTCACTCGAAAGTCGGCAGTGGCCTCCTGGACCCGCTTCGCCTATGTGATCGGCTTTATCGGACTCTCGGTACTCATCGCAGTCCTTGCTTCCCCCGACTTCATTGCCAACTTCAAAAACTTCGTCCTTCTCCTCCTGATGGTATTCATCCCCTGGAGCTCGATTAACCTGGTGGACTACTACCTGGTTTCCAAGGAAAAGGTGGACATTCCCGCCCTGTACAACGTGAACGGGCGCTACGGGCGTTGGAACAAGACCGCCTTGTTCAGCTACGCGATCGGCATCGTCGTCCAGATCCCGTTCCTGGCACAGACCCTCTACACCGGCCCGATGACCGAGCTGCTCGGCGGGGCCGATATCTCCTGGCTCGTAGGACTCGTGGTCACAGCGATGGTCTTCTACCCGCTGGCGAAGCGGAATTCCAACGCTCCGGCCGAGATGGTCTATCCGACGGAACTCGCCTCGAAGGCAGTTGTTCCACTAGCTGGCTCAGTGTCGAAAACCGCGGCAGTTTAG
- a CDS encoding purine-cytosine permease family protein, translating to MSTTTDKGSGRGLEIRSIDYVPLNERHGKVSHIGPLWFVSNAQIATLAVGLISITTGGNLIWSLLAIAIGVLVGTLFMAAHSSQGPQLGLPQMIQSRPQFGYIGALLVWLFAYLQYAGFNIFNTILAGQAISESVNFGSQNLWFSVVTIVAVVIALFGYDLIHAFERYLTYLTIVMLALLTVAAVKLTIPAGAYNLADFHLVPFLGQLGVAAGYQISWAIYVSDYSRYLPPASGRGTFRWTFWGSALGGIWVMFLGAYIGAAAGENFETIGSIKSTADQLFGGFGGIALFVAALGLLSVTALNMYGGSLTLISSIDSVRQIRPTLRLRIITIAITALISVVLANLASADFLANFNDFLLLVLYFFIPWTAVNLTDYFIVRKGHYAIAEIFKPDGIYRRWGWPGIISYLVGFVVMIPFFSAGKLFVGFIAHVIDGADISLFIGLPVSAGLYWLMTRRIDVDAETRLAKAEADALEAAAHEHILP from the coding sequence ATGAGCACAACGACGGACAAAGGATCGGGCCGCGGGCTGGAGATCCGGTCGATCGACTACGTTCCACTCAACGAGCGGCACGGCAAGGTATCCCACATTGGACCGTTGTGGTTCGTGAGCAATGCCCAGATCGCAACCCTGGCCGTGGGGCTGATCAGCATCACCACCGGCGGCAACCTCATCTGGTCCCTGCTGGCGATCGCGATCGGTGTCCTGGTCGGCACACTGTTCATGGCCGCGCACTCCTCGCAGGGTCCCCAGCTCGGCCTGCCACAGATGATCCAGTCCCGGCCGCAATTCGGCTATATCGGTGCCCTGCTGGTTTGGCTCTTCGCCTACCTTCAGTACGCCGGCTTCAACATCTTCAACACCATCCTGGCCGGCCAGGCCATCTCGGAATCAGTGAACTTCGGTTCCCAAAACCTCTGGTTCTCGGTGGTCACCATTGTCGCCGTTGTCATCGCCCTGTTCGGTTACGACCTCATCCATGCCTTCGAGCGCTACCTGACGTACCTCACCATCGTCATGCTGGCCCTGCTCACGGTGGCGGCCGTCAAATTGACCATACCTGCCGGCGCATACAACCTGGCCGACTTCCATCTAGTGCCGTTCCTTGGCCAACTGGGGGTCGCGGCCGGCTACCAGATCTCCTGGGCCATCTACGTCTCGGACTACTCCCGCTACCTTCCGCCGGCCAGTGGACGCGGCACCTTCCGGTGGACGTTCTGGGGCAGCGCCCTCGGCGGTATTTGGGTGATGTTCCTGGGCGCGTACATTGGCGCTGCGGCCGGGGAGAACTTCGAGACAATCGGCTCGATCAAATCCACCGCCGACCAGCTCTTCGGCGGATTCGGTGGCATCGCCTTGTTCGTCGCCGCCTTGGGCTTGCTGTCCGTGACTGCCCTGAACATGTACGGGGGTTCGCTGACCCTGATATCGTCCATCGACAGCGTGCGGCAGATCCGGCCGACGCTAAGGCTCCGGATCATCACCATCGCCATCACCGCCCTCATTTCCGTGGTCCTGGCGAACCTTGCCTCGGCCGACTTCCTGGCGAACTTCAACGACTTCCTGCTCCTGGTGCTGTACTTCTTCATTCCGTGGACGGCAGTCAACCTCACCGACTACTTCATTGTCCGAAAGGGCCACTACGCCATCGCGGAGATCTTCAAGCCCGATGGGATCTACAGACGGTGGGGTTGGCCCGGCATCATTTCCTACCTCGTCGGCTTTGTGGTGATGATTCCGTTCTTCTCCGCCGGGAAGCTCTTCGTCGGGTTCATAGCCCACGTCATTGACGGCGCCGACATCTCCCTGTTCATCGGGCTCCCTGTCTCCGCTGGGCTGTACTGGCTGATGACCCGGCGTATCGACGTCGACGCCGAGACCCGCTTGGCCAAGGCGGAGGCCGACGCCCTCGAGGCCGCTGCGCACGAACATATCCTGCCGTAA
- a CDS encoding aldo/keto reductase, translating to MNTVTLNNGVEMPILGFGVFQIPDDETQAAVEAALAVGYRHLDTAASYLNEEAVGLAIKNSGIARDELFITTKLWVQHAPTGSVQEETKRAFENSLRRLGLDYLDLYLIHQPLGDYYSEWRAMQKLHKDGLARAIGVSNFHPDRLVDLIDHNEIVPAVNQIETHPFHQRAADQALMHERGVQIESWGPFAEGRNELFTNPVLSAIADAHGKSVAQVVLRWLIQREVVVIPKSVRPERMAQNLDVFDFTLTAEQMSQIATLDTGASLFFDHRDPAMVSWLGGRRIA from the coding sequence ATGAACACCGTCACCCTTAACAACGGCGTCGAGATGCCGATCCTCGGATTCGGCGTCTTCCAAATCCCCGACGACGAAACCCAAGCCGCTGTGGAAGCTGCCCTCGCAGTCGGATACCGCCACCTGGACACCGCCGCCTCCTACCTGAACGAAGAAGCCGTCGGACTGGCCATCAAAAACAGCGGAATCGCCCGCGACGAGCTCTTCATCACTACGAAGCTCTGGGTTCAGCACGCCCCGACAGGCAGCGTCCAGGAGGAAACAAAGCGTGCCTTCGAAAACTCGCTCCGGAGACTGGGACTGGACTACCTCGACCTGTACCTGATCCACCAGCCGCTCGGGGACTACTACAGCGAATGGCGCGCCATGCAGAAACTCCACAAGGACGGCCTCGCCCGCGCGATCGGGGTCTCGAACTTCCACCCCGACCGGCTGGTTGACCTCATCGACCACAACGAGATCGTCCCCGCCGTGAACCAGATCGAAACCCATCCATTCCACCAGCGCGCCGCCGATCAGGCGTTGATGCACGAACGCGGCGTCCAAATCGAATCCTGGGGGCCATTCGCCGAAGGTCGCAATGAGCTGTTCACCAATCCGGTCCTCAGTGCCATCGCCGACGCGCACGGAAAGTCAGTGGCCCAGGTGGTGCTCCGTTGGCTCATCCAGCGCGAGGTTGTCGTCATCCCCAAGTCAGTCCGGCCGGAGCGGATGGCCCAGAACCTCGATGTCTTCGACTTCACCCTCACGGCCGAGCAAATGAGCCAGATCGCCACCCTCGACACCGGCGCCAGCCTCTTCTTCGACCACCGCGACCCCGCCATGGTCAGCTGGTTGGGCGGGCGCAGGATCGCCTGA
- a CDS encoding (R)-mandelonitrile lyase, with product MKLVPPTPTAKGPKEKFTGEVYLNSLHNGEAPSRLVAAMVRFTPGAHTNWHSHPLGQTLHCTDGVGLVATRDGSVILMRAGDTVNTPPGEEHWHGATQDNMMCHLALVEHDNGVSATWLEPVSDQDYEAAHAQIIR from the coding sequence ATGAAACTCGTGCCCCCTACCCCCACGGCCAAGGGCCCGAAGGAAAAGTTCACGGGAGAGGTCTACCTCAACTCCCTTCACAACGGCGAGGCACCGTCGCGGCTCGTGGCGGCGATGGTCCGCTTCACTCCTGGCGCCCACACCAACTGGCATTCCCACCCCCTCGGCCAGACCCTGCACTGTACGGATGGCGTCGGTCTTGTCGCTACCCGGGACGGCAGCGTGATCCTTATGCGCGCAGGAGACACGGTCAACACGCCGCCCGGCGAGGAACACTGGCACGGCGCCACGCAAGACAACATGATGTGCCACCTGGCCTTGGTGGAGCACGACAACGGGGTGAGTGCCACGTGGCTTGAACCCGTCAGTGACCAAGACTACGAAGCTGCCCACGCCCAAATCATCCGATAA
- a CDS encoding DHA2 family efflux MFS transporter permease subunit: MSATAIKSPPATLVRPRASLAVAMLGFFVVALDAQIVNVALPEIRNDFGSGLSGLQWIVTGYTLMFSALQLFAGTFSDRVGARRAYGIGMILFTVASVACGFSPSLPALIAGRVLQGIGASMITPTSLALIREAYHDPARRGRAIVYWGLGGSVAAAAGPVLGGLLTQLDWRLIFFVNLPVGVVALLVLSRIAPSRRRPMSFDWLGQITAVLTLASLAYGIIEGAELGYGSPGILVTFAICVASALAFVAAQARGRHPMIPLDLFRSRTVSTALTIAGVTMAAFYGVVFLQSLYFQQQRGATALETGLLFLPMTGLVALLNPLVARFAERYGRIVAIVAGLLLMALGLAGLCLLPTGAPTLLVAFLMVPVGVGGSFTVPPIIALIMDHAPAELAGTASGAVNTARQLGGSLGVAVFGAALAGQDFMAGLRISLSATALLLLVLVVASLPLRHTKQSQH; encoded by the coding sequence ATGTCCGCGACTGCCATTAAATCTCCTCCGGCGACCCTCGTCCGGCCGCGCGCGTCGCTGGCGGTTGCGATGCTGGGATTCTTTGTTGTCGCCTTGGATGCCCAGATCGTCAACGTCGCACTTCCCGAGATCCGGAACGATTTCGGAAGCGGGCTCTCCGGCCTGCAGTGGATAGTCACCGGCTACACGCTCATGTTCTCCGCACTTCAACTGTTCGCCGGGACGTTCTCAGACCGCGTCGGCGCCCGGCGCGCCTACGGGATCGGCATGATCCTGTTCACCGTTGCTTCGGTGGCGTGCGGCTTCAGCCCCAGCCTTCCTGCGCTCATCGCCGGCCGGGTGCTGCAGGGTATCGGCGCGTCAATGATCACCCCTACCTCCCTCGCGCTCATTCGTGAGGCCTACCACGACCCCGCTCGTCGGGGCAGGGCCATCGTGTACTGGGGCCTGGGCGGCTCGGTCGCTGCTGCCGCCGGACCGGTGCTCGGTGGCCTCCTCACCCAGTTGGACTGGAGGCTGATCTTCTTCGTCAACCTTCCGGTCGGGGTGGTGGCGCTGCTCGTGCTCTCCCGCATAGCCCCTTCGCGGCGGCGCCCGATGTCCTTCGACTGGCTGGGGCAGATCACAGCGGTCCTCACGCTCGCGAGCCTGGCTTACGGGATTATCGAAGGTGCCGAACTCGGCTATGGAAGTCCCGGAATCCTGGTGACCTTCGCAATCTGTGTCGCATCGGCGCTCGCGTTCGTAGCCGCGCAGGCACGGGGCAGGCACCCGATGATCCCTCTTGACCTGTTCCGCTCACGGACTGTCTCCACCGCCCTGACCATCGCCGGGGTCACGATGGCGGCCTTCTACGGCGTCGTCTTCCTCCAGAGCCTCTATTTCCAGCAGCAACGCGGCGCCACTGCCCTGGAGACAGGGCTCCTGTTCCTGCCCATGACCGGCCTTGTCGCCCTCCTCAATCCGCTCGTGGCCCGGTTTGCGGAACGTTACGGGCGCATCGTCGCCATCGTCGCGGGCCTGCTGCTCATGGCCCTGGGACTGGCAGGCCTTTGCTTGCTCCCCACAGGCGCGCCGACCCTGCTTGTCGCATTCCTCATGGTGCCGGTCGGCGTCGGCGGTTCCTTCACGGTGCCCCCGATCATTGCCCTCATCATGGACCACGCGCCAGCGGAGCTGGCAGGGACCGCTAGCGGCGCGGTCAACACCGCGCGGCAGCTTGGTGGCTCCCTCGGCGTCGCGGTCTTCGGTGCCGCACTGGCGGGGCAGGACTTCATGGCCGGCCTCCGCATCAGCCTCAGCGCCACGGCCCTTCTCCTCCTGGTCCTCGTAGTGGCATCCCTGCCGCTACGCCACACGAAGCAATCACAGCACTAG
- a CDS encoding TetR/AcrR family transcriptional regulator C-terminal domain-containing protein yields MSLYYYVANKDEILDGIVNMVFSEIELPSPAGDWREEMYRRAHAVRSALKRHPWAVGLLESRSSPGEANLRNHEATLGTLRAAGFSVQMAAHGYALLDSYIYGFALQEAALPFDGRDGDEFNFGLNLILDGLSRSMR; encoded by the coding sequence ATGTCGCTCTACTACTACGTGGCCAATAAAGATGAGATTCTGGATGGCATCGTGAACATGGTCTTCAGCGAAATCGAATTACCCTCCCCCGCGGGCGACTGGCGGGAGGAAATGTACCGACGGGCGCACGCGGTGCGCAGCGCGCTCAAACGCCATCCGTGGGCGGTCGGGCTGCTGGAAAGCCGGTCTTCCCCAGGCGAAGCCAACCTGCGCAACCACGAAGCGACGCTGGGGACTTTGAGGGCAGCAGGCTTTTCCGTTCAGATGGCAGCCCATGGCTATGCCCTGCTCGACAGTTACATCTACGGGTTCGCGCTCCAGGAAGCCGCTCTGCCTTTTGACGGCCGGGACGGGGATGAGTTCAACTTCGGGCTAAACCTCATCCTTGACGGCCTCAGCCGGTCGATGAGGTGA
- a CDS encoding FAD-dependent oxidoreductase, with amino-acid sequence MMLGYLLARAGVEVTVLEKHADFFRDFRGDTIHPATTDVLAELGLLEEFLRLPHTEVPELRLGIDGQTFGLVDFRHLPTRCKFMAFMPQWDFLNFLASQARRYPTFRLEMSTEATGLLRHGEQVTGVRARSAQGEVEIRADLTVACDGRFSVIREHTDLPVREFAMPIDVLWFRVPRSQDAPPTLGYLGGGQIVLAIDRGDYWQCGTIIGKGTLTQVQAEGLAAFRDRVAHAAPFLASGLAALTDWDQVKLLSVRSNRLRRWFQPGLLCIGDAAHAMSPAGAAGVNYAIADAVAAANLLAVPLRTGTIAIADLQRLQRRREPAVRRAQALQRQQTRQLARLARTNPPIQLMRLISHTPPLKRLLGRIIGLGFRREHIRSPQAEPSAAGRPRRRG; translated from the coding sequence ATGATGTTGGGCTACCTGCTGGCCCGCGCCGGAGTCGAAGTGACAGTGTTGGAGAAACACGCCGACTTCTTCCGCGACTTCCGGGGCGATACCATCCATCCAGCGACCACCGACGTACTCGCCGAACTGGGATTGCTCGAAGAGTTTCTGCGCCTGCCGCACACCGAGGTGCCGGAACTGCGCCTCGGCATTGACGGACAGACCTTCGGGCTGGTTGACTTCCGGCACCTGCCCACCCGGTGCAAGTTCATGGCGTTCATGCCGCAGTGGGACTTCCTGAACTTCCTGGCCAGCCAAGCCAGGCGATACCCCACCTTCCGACTGGAAATGAGCACCGAGGCCACCGGCCTGCTCCGCCACGGCGAGCAAGTGACCGGCGTACGGGCACGCTCGGCCCAGGGCGAGGTTGAGATCCGGGCGGATCTCACCGTTGCCTGTGACGGCCGGTTCTCCGTTATCCGGGAGCACACGGACCTGCCGGTACGGGAGTTCGCGATGCCGATCGACGTGCTGTGGTTCCGCGTGCCACGCAGCCAGGATGCGCCGCCGACCCTGGGCTACCTCGGCGGCGGGCAGATCGTGCTCGCCATCGACCGCGGCGACTACTGGCAGTGCGGCACGATCATCGGGAAAGGAACACTCACGCAGGTTCAGGCCGAGGGCCTGGCCGCTTTCCGAGACCGGGTGGCACATGCCGCACCGTTCCTAGCCTCTGGCTTAGCTGCGCTGACCGACTGGGACCAGGTCAAGCTGCTCTCGGTGCGCTCCAATCGGCTGCGGCGCTGGTTTCAGCCCGGCCTGTTGTGCATCGGCGACGCCGCGCACGCCATGTCACCGGCCGGCGCCGCCGGGGTGAATTACGCTATCGCCGATGCCGTCGCCGCGGCCAATCTCCTCGCAGTACCGCTGCGAACGGGCACCATTGCCATCGCGGACCTCCAGCGCCTGCAACGACGGCGCGAACCCGCAGTACGCCGTGCACAGGCATTGCAGCGACAGCAGACCCGCCAACTCGCTCGCCTTGCCCGAACAAATCCACCCATCCAACTCATGCGGCTCATCAGCCACACACCACCGCTCAAACGCCTCCTGGGCCGGATCATCGGCCTCGGCTTCCGTCGCGAACACATCCGCAGCCCTCAGGCGGAGCCGTCGGCGGCCGGGCGCCCCCGCCGTCGGGGGTAG
- a CDS encoding flagellar hook protein FlgE, which produces MLRSLYSGISGLRAHQAMLDVTGNNIANVNTAGFKASSTQFQDTLSQMTQGAGAPQTETGGTNPAQIGLGVRVAAVSTNFSQGSSQNTGRATDMMISGDGFFITSKAGQQLYTRAGAFDMDAAGRLVSPDGGILQGWSAANGAVNVGGPIGPIALSPNTTAAAVATTKTSLDGNLPSDAVVGTSVERQVKVYDADGASRSLTLTFSRSAAGWDVAGADANGATGNSTLAFTNGALTSGGTMTVGGITVDMSSVTGFAAMSTLTVGSQNGSEAGKLESFTLGGDGSLIGSFSNGSKQVLARVALARFTNPGGLEKAGNSTYVASANSGTAQLGAPGDAGIGTLTAGSLEMSNVDLSQEFTNLIVAQRGFQANARIITTSDEVLQELSNLKR; this is translated from the coding sequence ATGCTTCGTTCGCTGTATTCCGGAATCTCCGGCCTCCGAGCCCACCAGGCCATGCTGGACGTCACGGGCAACAACATCGCCAACGTGAACACGGCCGGTTTCAAGGCCTCTTCCACCCAGTTCCAGGACACGCTCTCGCAGATGACGCAGGGCGCCGGTGCTCCGCAGACCGAAACCGGCGGCACCAACCCCGCCCAGATCGGTTTGGGCGTACGCGTGGCGGCAGTCAGCACCAACTTCAGCCAGGGTTCATCGCAGAACACAGGGCGGGCCACGGACATGATGATCTCCGGCGACGGCTTCTTCATCACCAGCAAGGCCGGCCAGCAGCTCTACACGCGCGCCGGAGCCTTCGACATGGACGCCGCCGGCCGCCTAGTGAGCCCCGATGGCGGCATCCTCCAGGGTTGGTCCGCGGCCAACGGCGCGGTGAACGTAGGAGGTCCCATCGGGCCCATCGCGCTCTCGCCCAACACCACGGCAGCCGCCGTCGCCACCACCAAGACCTCACTGGACGGCAACCTGCCGTCCGACGCCGTCGTCGGGACCAGCGTGGAGCGCCAGGTCAAGGTGTACGACGCCGACGGCGCCTCCCGCAGCCTGACGCTGACGTTCAGCCGCTCTGCGGCCGGCTGGGATGTGGCCGGGGCAGACGCGAACGGCGCCACAGGCAACTCGACGCTCGCGTTCACGAACGGTGCCCTGACCTCGGGCGGCACCATGACGGTCGGCGGGATCACGGTGGACATGTCCAGCGTCACCGGCTTCGCCGCCATGAGCACGCTCACCGTCGGCAGCCAGAACGGCTCCGAGGCCGGAAAGCTCGAGTCCTTCACCCTGGGCGGGGACGGCTCGCTCATCGGTTCGTTCAGCAACGGCAGCAAGCAGGTCCTTGCACGTGTGGCACTCGCCCGCTTCACCAACCCCGGTGGCCTCGAGAAAGCGGGCAACTCCACTTATGTGGCCAGTGCCAACTCCGGCACGGCCCAGTTGGGCGCACCGGGCGACGCCGGAATCGGCACCCTGACTGCGGGCTCACTGGAGATGTCCAACGTGGACCTGTCCCAGGAATTCACCAACCTGATCGTGGCCCAGCGCGGCTTCCAGGCGAACGCCCGCATTATCACTACTTCGGACGAAGTACTGCAGGAGCTGAGCAACCTGAAGAGGTAG
- a CDS encoding flagellar hook assembly protein FlgD — protein sequence MTIQAIAASSGVQPGTAASGTAASGTAVPKPAQTMDSSMFMSLLVTQLKNQDPSAPMDTNQMMGQTIQLSMMEKMTELSTGAKESFSLQMRTAAAQIIGHNISYALADGTKGSGVASSVSFAGGVPTVAVGGVNIPLDSISGITAAASPAPTA from the coding sequence GTGACCATCCAAGCCATCGCGGCAAGCAGCGGAGTCCAGCCTGGAACTGCAGCGTCAGGAACCGCAGCGTCTGGAACTGCCGTGCCCAAGCCCGCGCAGACCATGGACTCGAGCATGTTCATGTCCCTGCTGGTGACACAACTGAAGAACCAGGACCCCAGCGCGCCCATGGACACCAACCAGATGATGGGCCAGACCATCCAGCTGTCCATGATGGAGAAAATGACCGAACTCTCCACGGGCGCGAAGGAGAGTTTCTCGCTCCAGATGCGTACGGCTGCGGCCCAGATCATCGGCCACAACATCAGCTACGCGCTCGCCGACGGAACCAAGGGATCGGGCGTAGCGAGCTCGGTTTCCTTCGCCGGAGGAGTCCCCACCGTGGCGGTCGGCGGAGTGAACATTCCGCTCGATTCCATCAGCGGGATCACCGCTGCAGCCTCGCCCGCACCCACTGCCTGA